A DNA window from Anaerocolumna sp. AGMB13020 contains the following coding sequences:
- a CDS encoding GatB/YqeY domain-containing protein has product MTKIEIVRAEMVKAMKAGDKGRKDALSALLTALKNVAIDKRADLTSEEEDAVVLKEIKQLKETLEAAPADRTEIIEECTLRLAVLGEFAPVFLGEEEIKAIINEVLSGLEITAPTAKDKGRIMKELMPRVKGKADGKLVNDLVAALFV; this is encoded by the coding sequence ATGACAAAGATAGAAATCGTAAGAGCAGAAATGGTAAAGGCCATGAAGGCAGGAGATAAAGGAAGAAAGGACGCTCTATCAGCATTGCTTACTGCTCTTAAGAATGTGGCAATTGATAAAAGAGCCGATTTAACTTCCGAAGAAGAGGATGCAGTGGTTTTAAAAGAAATCAAGCAGTTAAAGGAAACCCTGGAAGCTGCACCAGCTGACAGAACAGAAATTATCGAGGAATGCACTTTAAGGCTGGCTGTGCTTGGTGAATTTGCTCCTGTGTTCTTAGGCGAGGAGGAAATCAAAGCGATAATCAACGAGGTTCTCTCAGGTCTTGAGATTACGGCACCTACTGCAAAAGACAAAGGAAGAATCATGAAGGAGCTTATGCCCAGAGTGAAGGGGAAGGCAGACGGCAAACTTGTAAATGATCTGGTTGCAGCGTTATTTGTGTAG